The Scylla paramamosain isolate STU-SP2022 chromosome 20, ASM3559412v1, whole genome shotgun sequence nucleotide sequence AAGCAATTCATGAAACACACACTTTGCagacaaaatgaagaaactAAGGCGAGTCATCGGTTCAGTAGCAAACTTGACCAGTGGCAGGAGTGAGGAGCAACCGTCAGCCAGCACCCCGAAGCCCAGTGCTCTGTCTGCCTCCCGTAGGAGTGTGTCGGGACCTCTACACGAAACAAGGTGTGTACTCAGTTCATGCAGGCCAGGGCTTGTTAATGTCAGAAAGAAAAGTCATAGATTCATTATTATAGATGCAGAGTTTAAGGTTTcaattgttgatattttttgtgatatttatgtcttttgttgtgtgtgtgtgtgtgtgtgtgtgtgtgtgtgtgtgtgtgtgtgtgtttaatggtaGAGTGGTTTTGTTTAAAGTTTATTGGTATTTTTGGACCGTTTACTTCCATCGTATATGATAGTACTGTGTATTTTCTGTGATCAATGAATATCTATCTTACTTATTTACATCTCTGTTTGTTGGGTgcaaagtttatttatttacattttacttAATGATAAATTTGTCTACAAGAACCCCAAAAATGCAGATTTGTTTTGAGTTAACTTACAGTTAAgacagagagatgagagaatatTTATGAGTTACATTTTCAGTTGTTGTTAAGTCTTTGAAATCAGAAATTCCAGGATCATAATTTTGATACATCATTAAGGAAGTTCATGTTACTGAGTCTGATTTTGTTGTAGTTAATTAGTTTTATTGATGAAGAATTTTAGTGCACATGAAGCTTAACTTGAACTGCACCTATATTACTCCAGCAGTCCCCAGAGAGGCTCCTACTACAGCTATGAAACCCAGTCTCTGGACTCCTTCAACAGTGGGCTGTCCTCCGGTACCTCCCAGGTTGACCCATACAGCAAGGTGGACAAACACTTCACCAAGCTGCACAAGTGGGCCTATCTGGGGGACATCAACAAGCTGAAGAAATTCATCAAGAAAGTAAGTCTTGAAGAAAAGTTCAAATTCAAAAGAAGGCATTGGTTCTCAAGTAGAGTTGTGGATGACtgatgttagtggtgagtcagtGGGGAGCTGGAAGAGGTAAGACAACCATATGGAGAGGGGTAATTGATTGGCATAGATATTAATATATTGTACAGGGTGTGCGTAGGCTGGATATACTCTCATCATGCAGGTACCTGTAGATGCCCAGGACAGTGAAGGCAAGACTGCCTTACATCATGCTGCTGCTCAGGGGCATGGTGATgctctgctcttcctcttggGCAGCAAGAGTAATGTGGAGCTGAAGGATAATGCTGGTATGACTGCCTTCCTCAGGGCTGTGGAGAAGAGCCAGCAACACATTGTTCAGATGTTGCTCCAGAGAAGAGTAAGTTTTGCTTCTTGTGTTTCAGAATTCAAGACTTGGAAATGTGACCAGATTCCAAACTGGACCAGATATAAATCTGTTTAACTCAGGAGTCTACTATTgaataatatatttattttaccttAAATTTATATTAAATCACtggtattttcatgcatttattctgATTTGCAAATGTGACTTATTTTCAGGTTGACATGAATGTTACTGATTACCAAGGCAATAGCAGCATTCACCTTGTGGCCAAGACAGGAGCAACTGATCTTCTCATCATGCTGCTGGAGTGTGGCAGTGACTGTGACTCCCCCAACACTCTGGGCCGGACCCCTCTCCATGTGGCCTGCACTGAGAACCAAGAGGAGGCTGTGGAGGCTCTTCTAAGGCACGGGGCAAGTGTGAATGTGGCAGACAAGGAGGGAGTGACACCTCTCATGGTAGCAGCCAAGCTAGGCAGTGTGCCCTTGGTGGAAGTTCTGATAGACAATGGTGCCAACATTTCTCCTGTGGATGCCAGCAAGTGGACGGCAGCTGACTATGCTCGCTTCACCAACCACAACCAGTTACATCACCGTCTGAAGACACTTCTGGATAAAGAAGGGGGAGTGTCCTTGATTCCTCAGGGTTTGCTGAGCGTTAGTGATGAAGGAAGTGATCAGACAGAAGGAGCAGCTGGAGGAGTGATCAAGAAGCCCTGtgataatgaggaagaagatgcTGCTGACAATTCCTGGAGTGACACTAGTGATGTAAATTCTGTCAAGGAGAAACCCAAGCTCAATCTGACAAAGTTTCTTCCATCCTCTGATGAATCCACTGAAAATGTCGTGCCTGCCATCACAGAACCTCCTGAAGGTGCCACGGGACCTCCCAAACCTCCCCGTCTCTATGCCAGTTCCTCAAGTCTTGCCTCGGACAAGCTTGTGATAGGGAGGAGTGATGATgtgcaggagaaagaagatagtgTGAAGGACAATGACTCTTGGAAATCGTCTTCTGAAGATGAGAAGCCAAAAGTTAAAAACCTAGGACTATTTGTGGGAAATCTTGATTCTAGTAGTGAATTAAGGAAATCCAAAGAGGACAGGGAAAAAGATCCTATCATGAAATCAAGGGTTGGTAGGGATGATCTGATGCTAGAATTAGGTCTTAATGACATGAAATATGAGGTTTCAGATGAAGATATTTCTTTTGAAGAGGAAAAACCAGATCTGCCTTTGGAGGGAACACCCACCAAGGTTGTAATTAGTCCCAGGAACAAGACCTCCGCAGAGCATAAGCAGAAGTGTAGCGGTGAGTCTGAACACACACCTCCTTCATCTAAGCCACTTGCCTCAGCAAATTATCACAGTAACAGTCCTGAGAATAAAAGCAGTATGAGGTCAGTGTCCCCACCATTAAGCTCTGTAAGGAGTGGCAACAGTAAGTTCTCTTCCCCAGAATCTCTAGTCAAGTCTCCAGCCAAGAAGTCTCCAAGGAAAATTAAGCCTCACCATCCAAAGTCCAGTATATTTGATAGTGACAGTGATGAAGATGAGTCTGCCTCATCTCGCCCACACAGGAGAAAGAAGCAGGAAGTGGCGTCTTTGACCAAGCAGGTGGCTGTTGATGAAGACTCTTGGGACAGTCCCAAATCCAAATCGCATGGCAGTAAAGGATCAAGAAAGTCATCTAAAGACAGCAATAGTCTGGACAGCTTGCCTGGCCATCAGAAAACAGACAAGGTGAGACCAATCAGTGGAAAATCACAAAAGAGTtcacaagaagcacaaggcagtGGTGTCCTACTTCCCCCAGCCAGCGGGGCCGGTGGCTCATGCACTAGCACTTTATCTACTGTGGTGGGGACTTTGGGTCGGGAGGGAACcatgcaggaggtggaggagatgtgGGAAGCGAATCCCAGGAGGAGGAAACCAAAGTCTtccagtggcagcagcagcagtccaCAAAATTCTGAAAGTTCACACAAATTAGATGACAGTACTGGAAAATCAAAAAAGGAAGATACAGTCAGGGCTGTGGATGGAGCATGTTATAATATTGGTAGTGCAAAGAAAGAAGCACACATTGAGGCAGAAGGAGATGGACATGGTGATAATGATGCAGGTGACAGTGCCAAGGTGGATGTGGACAACGGAGACACTGCCCAGGACGTGAGTGATGATGACTTTGGGTCCAGTGGAGTGGAGGACCTGCTGGCCTCCAAGGTGAAGGCCACCAGCCCTACAGTACAGCCCATCAATGCAGTCAGAGCTCTGCTTCTACCAAAGCAAAATGTGTCTAAAGAAGAGCAAAGTTCACAGGAAAAACAGCAGCAGTCTTTCTTATCACAGAACAAGTCACTGGCCTCCAGGAAACAGAAGAGTCTCTCACCCTCACcaagagaagaagacaaaaaacaaagtaCCAGAGATGCTCAGGCTCTTGGAGGAAAAATTCCATCTGTGGTGTTTGATGGTGACAAAACAAGTAAGAGTAAAAAGGAATCCACATCACCCTTACCCCTGTCTTCCTTGGATGTGGTAGTTGTGAAGGCACCACACAAGGACAGCCTGAGGAGTGGCCTGGGTGGTGTGGTACTCAGTGATGAGGAATCTGTTGCCTTGGAGCACCTGGCCTCACCTCACAgcctggaggagggagaggataggaTGTCAGTCACCTCAACTGAGACAGAGGAGAGTGCCCACATCAATGCTGGGCTGAAGGACTCCCTGCTGGCCCCACTCTCAACGCTACCTGACATATCCAATGTGGGCCAGCTGCAGGACCTGGTGAGAGAGCTGCGTCTCAAGTTGGAAAAGGAGTTTGGCCGCAGGAAGGACTTGGAGGCTCGAGTCTCATCCTTAaaacagcaggagaaacagtcaAGACTTCTCAGTTCACAACAGGAGCAGAGTTCCCATCAGATGCAGCAGGAGGTGAGCAGGAGAGTTTGGTAGGAGGTGATTTTGACACATGCTCAATAAGTTAAAATTCTCAGTTTTGCAAGACAGTTTGTAACCAAATTCCTGTCGCCAGATATCTAGCCTGATGGCACGAGTCAAGCAGCTGGAGTACCAGGGACGCACAGAGCAGGACTCCTCACTGCTCAAGGACCACACCCTACAGGACGCCCAGCAGAGGTGCTGTGAGTTGGAGGAGCAGTGTGGGGCTCTCCAGATGCACGcccagcagcaggagcagatgGTGAACTCTCTCATGGTTCAGTtgcaaacaaaggaaagaatcaACCTCACCTTACAAGATAAATTAGAAGAGCTTTCCTCTCAGACCAAGTGAGTGAACCAGTCTTACAGTAGTTACAGTATATTCAAAATTTTCTCAGCTTGGTTAGAATTAAGGTTCACTCTTATTAGACACCCTTACTTACAATTCTCCACTGAATGATTGAACTCTGCTAATCACATGccttttcaattattttattgACAAATAGGTTGGTGATTCATTTTATTCTACTTTCTGGAGACTCTGTGAAATTGGGATGGGTGAGTTTCTGTATGTAAAGTCATAACTTTACATATTATTATATTGCAGGTATGTTTCAATGAAAAGTTGCCAGACAGAGGATTTCTTGATGGCCATCGCACCACGTGAGTCAGCACAAGCCCAGACTGACTGGGTGTGCCTGAGTGGTGGAAAGGACAGGCAGACACAAGCCACACCATCAGTGTGTGAATCCTTTTCCCAAACAGAAGCAGCAGATTCAGAAATGAAATTGAGCCATTTAGGCTCTAGTCATGAACTAAAAGTTTATTGTAATGTTGAAACTAGAACTCAGGCCATACAAACTGAGCCTGAAAATATGAACAGGACTGAATGCAAAGATGTTTCTTTGAGAGACAGAGGAACCCAGTGTGAGAGGGTCATTATGGTGCATGCCAGTTGTCAAAACACCCCACAGAGAGCCTTTAAATCCTCTCAGACACAATTCATGGGAAAGTCTGCTTTTAGCCAGACAGATGAGGTTGGCCAGGATGGCTTTGGTGTGCAGAAGAGTACTGTAAGTGACTCATCATGCCAGACAGTTATCTTCAATAAGCAGACTGGAATTCAAACAGAAGCAGTGAGTTTGGCAACTCCTGCAAATACCACAAATGCTGTGTCAGAAACTAATTCACAGGTTCATGTGCTTACTTCATCACTGGAGAATGCTCTACAAGATATCTCACATGATATAAAATCTGTTTTGAGGTCCTCTGAAGATGGTCATGTGTCTGCAGTGGAGGAGATCAACAAAGCTCTCACCAGTCAGATGGGGATGCTGGCCAGCACCCTCAACACCACACTGCAGCACACCACAGAGTCGCATAATCATGAGAAGCTGGTGGAGGTTCAGGAGGGAATCTCTCAACTGCAGGACACATTGCAGACACAGATGGAAGTTGTGAAGGAACTGTCAAATGAACCTTCCCAAGCAGATCTGCAAAACCTTCACCAAACAGTTGAGAAGATAAACCTAGATATGAAATCCACCTTAGATAATCTTGACAGCAGAATCACTGAAGCATTACAGAATCAAGCATCAAGTCATCTTGAACAGAAAGCTCTCATTGCTTCACTTGTCGAgcagaaacatgaaaacaacaaaattctaACAAATCTCTCTGGTCAGCTTGAcaaaagaaatgatgatgatacagaAAGATTTCATGATCTCAAGCAGCACATTGCTGCCCAACTTTCAGAAATCAAGAAAGTCATTGAGTTATCCAGTGTGTCAGATGACAGTGGTGTTTCTGGAAACTTGACCAGAGGTGTAGTTGAGAAGCTGGACTCCATAGAAAAGTCCCTCATTATTCCTGGTGGAAAAGGTTGTGTCTCAGAGGAACTGTCAGGAGTGCAGTATGGCATGCAGCAGCTATCTCGTGACCTACACAATAACATGAAAGCACTTGAGGAACTGATCAAAGCTGTAAGCACTGACTCCAGACATAACCAATCTGCTTTAATGGAGCAGACCAAGACAATCACTGACAGTAATGACCAGCTCACAACACTTGTAAAGCTTAGGTTGTCTGAAGCAAATTCAGATCTGAGTGAGGCAATAGAAGAAAATTTCCGCATAGTTCAGGACCACCTGCTTCACCTCCAGCAGACAGTGGTGCAGAGGATCAATGAAGTAGCAGAACACATAAGCATCAGTGAGGACAAGAAAGCTTCCAATCTAACAAGACAGATGATGGAGATAGTGAGCCAAGTGTCTGGTGTTCACAGTGGCCTTGCACAGTTGCAGGCCAGTGTGGAGAAGGCACGCAGCTCACCCACACCGGGCAGCCTAGTGGACGAAGCTTTTGTCTCCTCCTTCAAAACCTACCATCAGCAAGCCTCAGAAAGCTTCAAGTATCAGACTGACAGCATCATTCAGCAGCTGGAGAAATTACAGAAGGAAATTCATAGTGGTGTGATACAAGGACAGAATGCAAAGGACCAATCAGAAGTGAAGCTCTTGAGGGAAGCtgtcaaggaaaaagagagcGAGTTGTCTACCAGACAGGCTGCTTGGGAGCAGCTGCAGGAGAAGATGAACCTACAGGTCTGTTAAAAAGGGAttgttttctatcttctttttgtGGTAATGTTTGATAGATTGTGCTTTTTAAgtgtgaaattatatatatatatatatatatatatatatatatatatatatatatatatatatatatatatatatatatatatatatatatatatatatatatatatatatatatatatatatatatatatatatatatatatatatatatatatatatatatatatataaaatttcacACTTAAACATCATTTACATTGTGAAATAAATATAAGGCAAGCACAAGGTAGTGTATTATGATATAGCAATAGCAGTATATGTTCATACTTAGAAAATATTTAATTAtggtttttgttattattacagaAAATTTCTCTGGCATCCCTCcaaagtaaggaggaagagtggaaggtGAAGATGGAGACTCTTCAAGATAAGATGCGTGACTTGACCTCAAGtctaaaagagaaggaacaagaagtgCGGCAGGAGGCAGCCAAGAGTGCAGCCCAGAGTGAGGACACGGTCAAGCTACGCCAGGAGAACTTCCGCCTCTCCTCTGAGCACGCCAAGATGTCAGCGGCACTGCAGGCTGAGCAGCACCAGCGGCagtggtgtgagggagagcTGCAGGAGCTGAAGAAAGCTAAGGACATGACAGAGAAGAGGATGCAGGAAGTAATGTCTTATGTCCAGCAGTCATCTCTGCAGCGCACTCCCCCAACAGGACGGGACACTGATGAGGATGACACCCTGGCAAGCTGGAAGCAGGAATTGAAGAAACttgaagtggaaaagaaaaaacttgaaGAGAGGTGTGCTGAGCAGGAAAGTCGGGCACACCAGCTAGAGTTGCAGTTGAGGGAAGCAGAGGTGGGTCTAGAGCTAGAGAAAAATTCCAAAGTTGATCtggaaaaacaattaaagaaagCAAAAGAGTTAGTGACAAAACTGCAGAGGGACCTGAGTGACgtgaggcagcagcaggaggctgTGCGGGACATTGAGACTCAACAGACAGAGCTGGAGCTGGAGATCAAGTCAAGGGAAGCTGCCATGGAAACCTTAAGAAAAAAACTTGAAGCTGTAAACAAAGAGAAACTTGAACTCAAAAACACCATCATggaactgaaggaggagaagcttTCATTTGAACTGGTCAAGCAGGAGAAGGAATTTACTGAACAGATgcagagaaaaacagaagagcaaCTGCATGATCTACAGAAGAGGATATCAAGAGATTATGTATCAAAGGCAAGTTTACAAGTTATGCAGAAGGAACTAGAAAACAAGTATCAGTTGGAATTGAGCTCCAAACTTGCTGAATTGAACCACATCATCCAGGAGCAAAACAAGCAGCAAGAATCGTTGACCAAAAGCAAACACTCTCGGGAGCAAGAACTGAAGAATGAACTCAGCAGGAAGTCGGAGGAGGTGATCCGATTGAATGCCAAGCTGAGTGTGCTGGATGAGCGAGGCGACACCTGGCGGGTGCGGCATGACCGGCTGCTGGCTCTTTACCAGCAGCAGGCAGACCTCAACCATAGCCTCACCACCACAAGGAAACACCATGACGATCAACTCTCCATCAGTTTACAGGAAATAGACAAACACTTGAAGGTATACATAAGAAGAAAACAGTGACAGCTAATTCATGTCATTACAAAATTTTCTATTGATTTAATGAAGGAATTGGTAAATACATATACACTTTACTATTCTCATTAATAATTGTAATGAAAACCATCACTCTGGAGCACTTATGGCTTCATAAAACTCTCCAGATTAAATAGACTGTGTAATTTCAGACTCCACTGGCAACATCCTCATTCATTGGGCAGCTCACTCCTCCTGTGTCTATGCAGCTTCCTCCCCCACCAGCCAACATTGATAGCTACCACTATACTCATGCAGATGTCCTGGACCGCACCCTGCAGTCCTACCTCAACTCCTCCACCACATCCAGGTACTGGCCATGTGTCATATATCATAGTTTTGCCCATCAGAAATAGCATCGTTGTCACTTCACATTTCAACACCATACATTTTCATAATCAGTGCTAGATGTTTAGGACATGTTAATATGGTAGACATTGAAAAGGATTAACATGACAGCATCCCTGGAATTATTGAGCTAGAATACAATATAAAACCTATGAGAACTTATTTACATCTAAAGAAACATTGATACTATAATATCCAGAAAAAACTGTGAATGGTCATCTCAATGTAAGGAGGCTGAAAATATTGAGTTTCTTTATCCCCACCAGGCACAGCATCACTGATGATAAGCCACAAGCCAAGATATCACCACTGCAGCCATCCCCACAGCACAGCCAACACCACAGTAGAGTGCCGGATCTTGAACAGTCCAGAGATGAATATGTGGACCTCCTCAAGATGAAGTATGGGATTTAAGCTCCACTCAGTTCCCCAAGCACCAGCGGCCTTATATTCTTGGTAATGATGTTTGTGTGAGAGagcaagtgtatgtgtgtgtgtgttgtgtgttcatTGGTTGTGTCAgggatgaaaaagttgatgcaGTGTTAATGTGTAGCATCTTCAGGTTTTGGTGAAGTTATTGAGCAGAAAGCAAGTTTCATAATTTTAGAAAATGGAATTGCAAGTTGTCAAGTATAACATTTCTCAGTTTCTCTGCAAAGCATCAAATATTAACAAACCTGCATAGTGTTTGGTGGTTGACAGAATGGTCTGCATTGGCTGTCTTAAACTCAGTCATGGTGAACTGACACAAGGATAAGAACAAGTGTGAAGGCCTGAATGTTTGCTGTATCTCCTGAAATGTTGGACCAATAGATGCATGTTGTATAAGTGTAATGCTGTAGTGAATAAGTAGGGACCAATTCTGTAG carries:
- the LOC135110282 gene encoding ankyrin repeat domain-containing protein 26-like isoform X2: MKKLRRVIGSVANLTSGRSEEQPSASTPKPSALSASRRSVSGPLHETSPQRGSYYSYETQSLDSFNSGLSSGTSQVDPYSKVDKHFTKLHKWAYLGDINKLKKFIKKVPVDAQDSEGKTALHHAAAQGHGDALLFLLGSKSNVELKDNAGMTAFLRAVEKSQQHIVQMLLQRRVDMNVTDYQGNSSIHLVAKTGATDLLIMLLECGSDCDSPNTLGRTPLHVACTENQEEAVEALLRHGASVNVADKEGVTPLMVAAKLGSVPLVEVLIDNGANISPVDASKWTAADYARFTNHNQLHHRLKTLLDKEGGVSLIPQGLLSVSDEGSDQTEGAAGGVIKKPCDNEEEDAADNSWSDTSDVNSVKEKPKLNLTKFLPSSDESTENVVPAITEPPEGATGPPKPPRLYASSSSLASDKLVIGRSDDVQEKEDSVKDNDSWKSSSEDEKPKVKNLGLFVGNLDSSSELRKSKEDREKDPIMKSRVGRDDLMLELGLNDMKYEVSDEDISFEEEKPDLPLEGTPTKVVISPRNKTSAEHKQKCSGESEHTPPSSKPLASANYHSNSPENKSSMRSVSPPLSSVRSGNSKFSSPESLVKSPAKKSPRKIKPHHPKSSIFDSDSDEDESASSRPHRRKKQEVASLTKQVAVDEDSWDSPKSKSHGSKGSRKSSKDSNSLDSLPGHQKTDKVRPISGKSQKSSQEAQGSGVLLPPASGAGGSCTSTLSTVVGTLGREGTMQEVEEMWEANPRRRKPKSSSGSSSSPQNSESSHKLDDSTGKSKKEDTVRAVDGACYNIGSAKKEAHIEAEGDGHGDNDAGDSAKVDVDNGDTAQDVSDDDFGSSGVEDLLASKVKATSPTVQPINAVRALLLPKQNVSKEEQSSQEKQQQSFLSQNKSLASRKQKSLSPSPREEDKKQSTRDAQALGGKIPSVVFDGDKTSKSKKESTSPLPLSSLDVVVVKAPHKDSLRSGLGGVVLSDEESVALEHLASPHSLEEGEDRMSVTSTETEESAHINAGLKDSLLAPLSTLPDISNVGQLQDLVRELRLKLEKEFGRRKDLEARVSSLKQQEKQSRLLSSQQEQSSHQMQQEISSLMARVKQLEYQGRTEQDSSLLKDHTLQDAQQRCCELEEQCGALQMHAQQQEQMVNSLMVQLQTKERINLTLQDKLEELSSQTKYVSMKSCQTEDFLMAIAPRESAQAQTDWVCLSGGKDRQTQATPSVCESFSQTEAADSEMKLSHLGSSHELKVYCNVETRTQAIQTEPENMNRTECKDVSLRDRGTQCERVIMVHASCQNTPQRAFKSSQTQFMGKSAFSQTDEVGQDGFGVQKSTVSDSSCQTVIFNKQTGIQTEAVSLATPANTTNAVSETNSQVHVLTSSLENALQDISHDIKSVLRSSEDGHVSAVEEINKALTSQMGMLASTLNTTLQHTTESHNHEKLVEVQEGISQLQDTLQTQMEVVKELSNEPSQADLQNLHQTVEKINLDMKSTLDNLDSRITEALQNQASSHLEQKALIASLVEQKHENNKILTNLSGQLDKRNDDDTERFHDLKQHIAAQLSEIKKVIELSSVSDDSGVSGNLTRGVVEKLDSIEKSLIIPGGKGCVSEELSGVQYGMQQLSRDLHNNMKALEELIKAVSTDSRHNQSALMEQTKTITDSNDQLTTLVKLRLSEANSDLSEAIEENFRIVQDHLLHLQQTVVQRINEVAEHISISEDKKASNLTRQMMEIVSQVSGVHSGLAQLQASVEKARSSPTPGSLVDEAFVSSFKTYHQQASESFKYQTDSIIQQLEKLQKEIHSGVIQGQNAKDQSEVKLLREAVKEKESELSTRQAAWEQLQEKMNLQKISLASLQSKEEEWKVKMETLQDKMRDLTSSLKEKEQEVRQEAAKSAAQSEDTVKLRQENFRLSSEHAKMSAALQAEQHQRQWCEGELQELKKAKDMTEKRMQEVMSYVQQSSLQRTPPTGRDTDEDDTLASWKQELKKLEVEKKKLEERCAEQESRAHQLELQLREAEVGLELEKNSKVDLEKQLKKAKELVTKLQRDLSDVRQQQEAVRDIETQQTELELEIKSREAAMETLRKKLEAVNKEKLELKNTIMELKEEKLSFELVKQEKEFTEQMQRKTEEQLHDLQKRISRDYVSKASLQVMQKELENKYQLELSSKLAELNHIIQEQNKQQESLTKSKHSREQELKNELSRKSEEVIRLNAKLSVLDERGDTWRVRHDRLLALYQQQADLNHSLTTTRKHHDDQLSISLQEIDKHLKTPLATSSFIGQLTPPVSMQLPPPPANIDSYHYTHADVLDRTLQSYLNSSTTSRHSITDDKPQAKISPLQPSPQHSQHHSRVPDLEQSRDEYVDLLKMKYGI
- the LOC135110282 gene encoding ankyrin repeat domain-containing protein 26-like isoform X1, translating into MKKLRRVIGSVANLTSGRSEEQPSASTPKPSALSASRRSVSGPLHETSSPQRGSYYSYETQSLDSFNSGLSSGTSQVDPYSKVDKHFTKLHKWAYLGDINKLKKFIKKVPVDAQDSEGKTALHHAAAQGHGDALLFLLGSKSNVELKDNAGMTAFLRAVEKSQQHIVQMLLQRRVDMNVTDYQGNSSIHLVAKTGATDLLIMLLECGSDCDSPNTLGRTPLHVACTENQEEAVEALLRHGASVNVADKEGVTPLMVAAKLGSVPLVEVLIDNGANISPVDASKWTAADYARFTNHNQLHHRLKTLLDKEGGVSLIPQGLLSVSDEGSDQTEGAAGGVIKKPCDNEEEDAADNSWSDTSDVNSVKEKPKLNLTKFLPSSDESTENVVPAITEPPEGATGPPKPPRLYASSSSLASDKLVIGRSDDVQEKEDSVKDNDSWKSSSEDEKPKVKNLGLFVGNLDSSSELRKSKEDREKDPIMKSRVGRDDLMLELGLNDMKYEVSDEDISFEEEKPDLPLEGTPTKVVISPRNKTSAEHKQKCSGESEHTPPSSKPLASANYHSNSPENKSSMRSVSPPLSSVRSGNSKFSSPESLVKSPAKKSPRKIKPHHPKSSIFDSDSDEDESASSRPHRRKKQEVASLTKQVAVDEDSWDSPKSKSHGSKGSRKSSKDSNSLDSLPGHQKTDKVRPISGKSQKSSQEAQGSGVLLPPASGAGGSCTSTLSTVVGTLGREGTMQEVEEMWEANPRRRKPKSSSGSSSSPQNSESSHKLDDSTGKSKKEDTVRAVDGACYNIGSAKKEAHIEAEGDGHGDNDAGDSAKVDVDNGDTAQDVSDDDFGSSGVEDLLASKVKATSPTVQPINAVRALLLPKQNVSKEEQSSQEKQQQSFLSQNKSLASRKQKSLSPSPREEDKKQSTRDAQALGGKIPSVVFDGDKTSKSKKESTSPLPLSSLDVVVVKAPHKDSLRSGLGGVVLSDEESVALEHLASPHSLEEGEDRMSVTSTETEESAHINAGLKDSLLAPLSTLPDISNVGQLQDLVRELRLKLEKEFGRRKDLEARVSSLKQQEKQSRLLSSQQEQSSHQMQQEISSLMARVKQLEYQGRTEQDSSLLKDHTLQDAQQRCCELEEQCGALQMHAQQQEQMVNSLMVQLQTKERINLTLQDKLEELSSQTKYVSMKSCQTEDFLMAIAPRESAQAQTDWVCLSGGKDRQTQATPSVCESFSQTEAADSEMKLSHLGSSHELKVYCNVETRTQAIQTEPENMNRTECKDVSLRDRGTQCERVIMVHASCQNTPQRAFKSSQTQFMGKSAFSQTDEVGQDGFGVQKSTVSDSSCQTVIFNKQTGIQTEAVSLATPANTTNAVSETNSQVHVLTSSLENALQDISHDIKSVLRSSEDGHVSAVEEINKALTSQMGMLASTLNTTLQHTTESHNHEKLVEVQEGISQLQDTLQTQMEVVKELSNEPSQADLQNLHQTVEKINLDMKSTLDNLDSRITEALQNQASSHLEQKALIASLVEQKHENNKILTNLSGQLDKRNDDDTERFHDLKQHIAAQLSEIKKVIELSSVSDDSGVSGNLTRGVVEKLDSIEKSLIIPGGKGCVSEELSGVQYGMQQLSRDLHNNMKALEELIKAVSTDSRHNQSALMEQTKTITDSNDQLTTLVKLRLSEANSDLSEAIEENFRIVQDHLLHLQQTVVQRINEVAEHISISEDKKASNLTRQMMEIVSQVSGVHSGLAQLQASVEKARSSPTPGSLVDEAFVSSFKTYHQQASESFKYQTDSIIQQLEKLQKEIHSGVIQGQNAKDQSEVKLLREAVKEKESELSTRQAAWEQLQEKMNLQKISLASLQSKEEEWKVKMETLQDKMRDLTSSLKEKEQEVRQEAAKSAAQSEDTVKLRQENFRLSSEHAKMSAALQAEQHQRQWCEGELQELKKAKDMTEKRMQEVMSYVQQSSLQRTPPTGRDTDEDDTLASWKQELKKLEVEKKKLEERCAEQESRAHQLELQLREAEVGLELEKNSKVDLEKQLKKAKELVTKLQRDLSDVRQQQEAVRDIETQQTELELEIKSREAAMETLRKKLEAVNKEKLELKNTIMELKEEKLSFELVKQEKEFTEQMQRKTEEQLHDLQKRISRDYVSKASLQVMQKELENKYQLELSSKLAELNHIIQEQNKQQESLTKSKHSREQELKNELSRKSEEVIRLNAKLSVLDERGDTWRVRHDRLLALYQQQADLNHSLTTTRKHHDDQLSISLQEIDKHLKTPLATSSFIGQLTPPVSMQLPPPPANIDSYHYTHADVLDRTLQSYLNSSTTSRHSITDDKPQAKISPLQPSPQHSQHHSRVPDLEQSRDEYVDLLKMKYGI